In a single window of the Cupriavidus sp. P-10 genome:
- the dtd gene encoding D-aminoacyl-tRNA deacylase: MIALIQRVAQARVTVEGRTTGEIGAGLLALVCAERGDTEAQAERLLAKMLSYRVFSDAAGKMNLPVQNMDGNGNPGGLLVVSQFTLAADTNSGTRPSFTPAASPEDGKRLYEHFVAKARTSHPLVQTGEFGAMMQVSLVNDGPVTFWLRVPPA; this comes from the coding sequence ATGATCGCTCTGATCCAGCGTGTCGCGCAGGCCCGCGTGACGGTCGAGGGCCGCACCACGGGCGAGATCGGCGCCGGCCTGCTGGCCCTGGTCTGCGCCGAGCGCGGCGATACCGAGGCGCAGGCCGAGCGGCTGCTGGCCAAGATGCTGTCGTACCGGGTGTTTTCGGATGCCGCCGGCAAGATGAACCTGCCGGTGCAGAACATGGACGGCAACGGCAACCCGGGTGGCCTGCTGGTGGTGTCGCAGTTCACACTGGCGGCCGATACCAACAGCGGCACGCGGCCCAGCTTTACGCCGGCGGCGTCGCCGGAGGACGGCAAGCGGTTGTACGAACATTTCGTGGCAAAAGCGCGCACATCGCATCCGCTGGTGCAGACCGGCGAGTTCGGCGCGATGATGCAGGTCAGCCTGGTCAACGATGGGCCGGTCACGTTCTGGCTGCGGGTGCCGCCGGCCTGA